A part of Aspergillus oryzae RIB40 DNA, chromosome 7 genomic DNA contains:
- a CDS encoding terpene synthase family protein (predicted protein): MWWPRATADRLQTCTFWFLWLFTWDDEIDQSTSDLFIHIHKANDFRKESLEYVKFCLGVGDDETAKWDFQNNPPNRPLIRSLDVIGAHLQKVYNHDQIMTFVNEIDYYMGCQQREQKRKLTGRLPIVAEYLETRMGTSAVTSMLALNEYGGALILGLKRR; encoded by the exons ATGTGGTGGCCGCGTGCCACGGCAGACCGTCTTCAGACCTGCACATTTTGGTTCCTTTGGCTCTTCACATGGGACGACGAGATCGACCAGTCTACCTCTGACCTTTTTATCCATATCCACAAAGCCAACGATTTCCGGAAGGAGTCATTAGAATACGTCAAATTCTGTCTTGGGGTAGGAGATGACGAAACCGCCAAGTGGGACTTCCAGAACAATCCCCCGAACCGCCCACTCATTCGGAGTCTGGACGTGATCGGGGCACATCTACAGAAGGTCTATAACCATG ATCAAATAATGACCTTTGTTAACGAAATTGATTATTATATGGGCTGCCAGCAGCGGGAGCAAAAGCGCAAGTTGACTGGACGACTTCCTATCGTCGCCGAATACCTAGAAACGCGAATGGGAACCAGTGCTGTTACCTCGATGTTGGCTCTCAATGAGTATGGTGGCGCTCTGATACTAGGATTGAAACGCCGCTAA
- a CDS encoding uncharacterized protein (predicted protein): MQQNMIIPSFWTGTAIIGLVACAYVSYQCLLSPLARFPGPFAAKLSKGWRAYKTANGQWHRKLVDLHRKYGHVVRIAPNELSVGDPSSFRKIYSPAEAGNGFNKAACYSVVQGNRPFDLTGERNEKVHSEQRKLVATAYSMSSMVHFESKVNVVIETVIHKLEARCRKTIDLGHWLQMWAFEPTRPLLNSLKPDVIGSVSFSQPFGYVESGDDEGVFKRIQNAMGSAAWLMHAGWLFRLHQKLIPICGNWLAVNDRNGYFFQVACREVSGRINRGGDDKDIIGQLLETQKIKPQLKDLDISFMMTSNVFAGSDSTSIAFQSIFYLLLTHPAAHDRLMRELREREEKGELSDPVSFQEAESWPYLQAIIYEAMRLYAPAAFVLDRVVPPEGMMIEDKFVPGNTVVGSSAWVIHRNPEIWGPDVDTFRPERWLDDRKDEYSTFLI; this comes from the exons ATGCAGCAGAATATGATTATCCCTAGTTTTTGGACCGGTACCGCCATTATCGGCCTGGTCGCGTGCGCCTATGTGTCCTACCAATGCCTTCTCTCCCCGCTAGCGAGATTTCCAGGTCCTTTTGCGGCCAAACTCTCGAAGGGCTGGAGGGCGTATAAGACAGCAAATGGTCAATGGCATCGCAAGCTTGTCGACCTTCATCGAAAATATGGACATGTGGTCCGCATTGCGCCAAACGAGCT GAGTGTTGGCGATCCCAGCTCATTCCGGAAGATCTACA GTCCGGCAGAGGCCGGGAATGGGTTCAACAAGGCTGCGTGCTATAGCGTGGTTCAAGGTAATCGGCCGTTTGATTTAACTGGAGAACGCAACGAAAAGGTGCATTCGGAGCAGCGCAAGCTGGTAGCAACTGCATACTCAATGAGCTCGATGGTCCATTTTGAGTCCAAGGTCAATGTAGTAATCGAGACTGTGATTCACAAACTGGAGGCACGATGCAGGAAAACGATTGATCTGGGACATTGGCTGCAGATGTGGGCGTTTG AACCAACAAGGCCACTACTAAACTCTCTCAAACCAGATGTTATTGGATCCGTCAGCTTTTCTCAGCCATTTGGATACGTCGAGAGCGGAGATGACGAGGGCGTCTTTAAACGTATCCAGAATGCAATGGGCTCGGCAGCTTGGTTAATGCACGCCGGTTGGCTGTTTAGATTGCACCAGAAATTGATTCCAATCTGTGGAAACTGGCTGGCTGTTAATGATCGCAACGGCTACTTCTTCCAGGTCGCATGCAGGGAAGTATCCGGACGGATCAATCGCGGCGGTGACGACAAGGACATCATCGGACAGCTTCTAGAGACGCAGAAAATCAAGCCACAGCTGAAAGACTTGGACATTTCTTTCATGATGACATCTAACGTTTTTGCCGGATCGGACAGCACGTCCATTGCCTTTCAAAGTATCTTTTACTTGCTACTTACTCACCCCGCTGCTCATGATCGGTTGATGCGAGAACTGCgtgagagggaggagaagggagagCTGAGCGATCCGGTTTCGTTTCAGGAGGCTGAATCCTGGCCATATCTACAGGCAATCATCTATGAGGCCATGCGACTGTATGCTCCAGCAGCCTTTGTCTTGGATCGAGTTGTACCCCCAGAGGGTATGATGATCGAAGACAAGTTTGTACCTGGAAAT ACTGTCGTGGGATCAAGTGCTTGGGTAATCCATAGAAACCCTGAAATTTGGGGCCCAGATGTAGACACCTTCCGGCCTGAACGATGGCTCGATGACAGGAAAGATGAGTATAGTACGTTTCTTATCTAG
- a CDS encoding cytochrome P450 (cytochrome P450 CYP4/CYP19/CYP26 subfamilies), which yields MNSISALFSAGGFQWILLSLSLAFIVVYSLFYLAVGLYNLYFHPLARYPGPLLGRASSLWYARSLARGTVAQDTLKLHEKYGDVVRIAPDELSFIQPENWSAIYGHQLGKDYRELIKDPRYHDTVKPTPTILTGDWDEHTFYRKILSNSFSEKSLKDQEHILHHFVDLFVQRLKETSAEGTRELNMTDQWNYLTFDVIGFLTYGEEFHCLTSSKLHDWIEAMLCVAILMSLGQAARHLPFPFDKIYKQWAIPSNVKRQVALHRDLTEVAIPHIPIQYASAYRLNSRKGDIPYSVLKEHANILTIGGSETTATLLAGATFHLGKNPPVLQKLATEIRTTFVNDGEITVARLSECKYLLATVEECLRIYPPSPANHTRMVPKEGIVLNDQHIPGGIGVGMPMYAAFRASSNFTYPDRFAPERWLGDPMYSKDKKGALQPFSFGPRNCLGRHLAYQEIKLALAKLVYHFDLELNPKCGDWDEQKNFTFWVKPPLWVNLHPVKS from the exons ATGAACTCAATTTCCGCCCTGTTCAGCGCAGGGGGCTTTCAATGGATCCTCTTGTCTCTATCTCTCGCTTTCATTGTCGTT TACAGCCTGTTCTATCTGGCCGTAGGATTGTACAACCTCTATTTCCATCCTCTGGCTCGATATCCTGGGCCACTCTTAGGACGAGCGTCGTCCTTATGGTATGCCCGCTCACTCGCTCGGGGAACAGTCGCCCAGGACACCCTGAAGTTACATGAAAAATATGGTGATGTCGTTCGAATCGCGCCAGACGAACTGTCCTTCATCCAGCCCGAGAACTGGAGTGCAATCTACGGCCATCAGCTTGGAAAGGACTACCGTGAGCTGATTAAAGACCCGCGATATCATGACACCGTGAAGCCCACTCCTACCATCTTAACCGGAGACTGGGATGAGCACACCTTTTATCGCAAGATACTGTCCAACTCGTTCTCGGAAAAATCCCTCAAAGACCAAGAGCATATTCTTCACCATTTTGTCGACTTGTTTGTCCAGCGATTGAAGGAGACCTCCGCGGAGGGAACGAGAGAGTTGAATATGACGGATCAATGGAAT TATCTTACCTTCGATGTTATCGGCTTTCTAA CATACGGTGAAGAGTTCCATTGCTTGACCAGCTCCAAGCTTCATGATTGGATTGAAGCTATGCTGTGCGTTGCCATTCTCATGTCCCTGGGTCAGGCTGCCCGTCATCTGCCGTTCCCTTTCGACAAGATATACAAGCAATGGGCGATTCCTAGCAACGTGAAAAGACAGGTCGCTCTACACCGCGATCTCACTGAGGTAGCGATTCCCCATATCCCCATCCAATATGCTAGTGCTTACAGATTAAACTCCAGG AAAGGCGACATTCCCTACTCTGTGTTAAAAGAACACGCCAACATCCTCACCATCGGCGGGAGCGAAACAACAGCAACTCTACTCGCCG GTGCCACATTTCACCTCGGCAAGAACCCACCGGTTCTCCAAAAACTAGCTACGGAAATCCGCACCACCTTTgtcaatgatggagagatCACCGTGGCCCGTCTATCCGAATGCAAGTATCTCCTCGCCACCGTGGAAGAATGTCTGCGAATCTACCCTCCATCCCCGGCAAACCACACCCGCATGGTTCCCAAAGAAGGCATCGTGCTGAACGATCAACACATCCCGGGAGGCATCGGTGTTGGGATGCCCATGTATGCCGCTTTCCGGGCCTCGAGCAACTTCACCTATCCAGACCGGTTTGCCCCTGAGCGGTGGCTCGGTGACCCGATGTATAGCAAGGATAAGAAAGGCGCTCTGCAACCTTTCTCGTTTGGTCCTCGGAATTGTCTTGGTCGGCACTTGGCATATCAGGAGATTAAGCTTGCGCTGGCTAAACTCGTTTATCACTTTGATTTGGAGTTGAATCCGAAGTGCGGGGATTGggatgagcagaagaatTTCACTTTCTGGGTTAAGCCCCCTCTATGGGTGAACTTGCACCCTGTGAAGAGTTAG
- a CDS encoding cytochrome P450 (predicted protein), with protein MDHFNLAGPESNTSITSLEWLGIKNSFTGSHWAHITGLSELHPTGFLCLIATLIIGIVHLTRGPKPTVLPVVNPPGTFELTANRVKKEWLVDARQIIRRGFEKFPGKPFNMIAADVGLTTVLPPEYASEIRNNPSLSFVAFMAHLFFSELPGFEPTREGMFDNDIGITVVHKYLTVNLARITEPLSREATAALKDIFTDNSEWHDANLKAINLALVARLSSRIFLGEELCRNEEWLKITVNYTVDVMKAAERLRRVPGPLRRIVHWFLPEAQKCRDEVKRAGKVIRPVLEKRRREKATMESEGKEALQYNDAIEWFEQMAKSQGTSYDPEVVQLFLSTVAIHTTSDLLTVVMADLARNPEIIEPLREEISSVLRDGGWKKTSLTDMKLLDSVLKESLRLKPIAVVSMRRVAMDHLKLSDGTFLPKGTKMAVSSHRMWDPDVYENPEQWDGFRYVNLRETPGQDKHAQFVSTSERHLGFGHGKHACPGRFFASSELKVALCHILMKYDFELAPGTVVQHRYSGASYYADPAIRVMLRRRNVALPSWFER; from the exons ATGGACCATTTTAATCTGGCAGGGCCGGAGTCGAATACGAGTATAACGAGCCTCGAATGGCTGGGTATCAAGAACTCATTCACTGGCTCCCATTGGGCACACATTACGGGTCTCTCGGAGCTTCATCCAACAGGTTTTCTTTGCTTGATAGCCACATTGATTATTGGCATTGTTCACTTGACCAGGGGCCCCAAGCCTACCGTTCTGCCTGTTGTCAATCCCCCCGGTACATTTGAGCTGACAGCGAACCGAGTAAAGAAGGAATGGCTAGTAGATGCAAGGCAGATTATCCGGAGGGGATTCGAAAAATTCCCTGGAAAACCATTTAACATGATCGCTGCTGATGTGGGATTGACAACGGTCCTGCCACCAGAATACGCCAGTGAAATTCGAAATAACCCAAGCCTTAGCTTTGTCGCCTTCATGGCTCAT TTGTTTTTCAGCGAACTGCCCGGATTTGAGCCTACCAGGGAAGGGATGTTTGATAATGATATTGGCATCACCGTCGTTCATAAGTATCTCACAGTAAATCTAG CTCGAATCACTGAACCTCTGTCACGGGAGGCCACGGCCGCGTTGAAGGATATATTCACCGACAATTCAG AATGGCATGATGCCAATTTGAAAGCCATCAATCTCGCCTTAGTTGCTCGATTGTCGTCCCGCATTTTCCTGGGAGAAGAGCTTTGTCGGAACGAGGAGTGGCTCAAAATCACCGTTAACTACACAGTTGACGTGATGAAGGCGGCAGAGAGACTCCGCAGAGTGCCTGGTCCGCTTAGACGCATTGTCCACTGGTTCCTCCCCGAGGCCCAGAAGTGCCGCGATGAAGTCAAGCGCGCTGGAAAGGTCATTCGGCCCGTGTTGGAAAAGCGACggagagagaaagcgacGATGGAGTCCGAGGGTAAGGAGGCCTTGCAGTACAATGATGCCATAGAATGGTTCGAGCAGATGGCCAAGAGTCAAGGTACCTCCTATGACCCAGAGGTGGTGCAGTTGTTTCTTTCGACCGTGGCCATCCATACAACCTCGGACCTGTTGACCGTGGTCATGGCGGATCTGGCTCGCAATCCAGAGATAATTGAGCCACTGCGGGAGGAGATTTCCTCAGTACTCCGAGACGGTGGGTGGAAGAAGACGTCGTTGACCGATATGAAGCTTTTGGATAGTGTGCTCAAAGAGTCGCTCCGATTAAAGCCCATTGCTGTTG TTTCCATGAGGCGGGTCGCCATGGACCATCTGAAGCTCTCGGATGGTACGTTCCTACCCAAAGGTACCAAGATGGCTGTTTCGTCGCACCGCATGTGGGATCCGGATGTATATGAGAACCCGGAACAGTGGGATGGCTTTCGATATGTCAATCTACGCGAAACCCCGGGACAGGACAAACATGCCCAGTTTGTGTCGACAAGCGAGCGCCATCTGGGCTTTGGACATGGTAAGCACGCCTGTCCCGGTCGGTTCTTTGCTTCTAGTGAGCTTAAGGTCGCGCTGTGCCACATTCTGATGAAGTATGACTTTGAACTGGCCCCCGGAACGGTTGTACAGCATCGCTACTCGGGGGCATCGTACTACGCAGACCCTGCCATTCGTGTGATGCTTCGAAGGAGAAATGTCGCATTGCCTTCTTGGTTTGAGCGATAA
- a CDS encoding MFS transporter (synaptic vesicle transporter SVOP and related transporters (major facilitator superfamily)), protein METPAGKADRPRDHDSEQSQDNVVSWEGEDDPTNPLNWSPLAKWVHVAIISIGTFTIAREKSPLASSIFAPGVVELAHEFHEENQLLTTIVVSIFVLGLAFGPLLAAPISEMYGRWICYTVFNILYTIFTVACGVSTNISMLIVFRFFAGVTGSAPLTIGGGTVADLFPMHQRGLALSFVTLGQAVAPAIGPVAGGFLTQNLGWRWVFWLLTIVNGTITICQILFTRETYAMTILNRRAKRLRKTTVHSSVTHRSVNFAIFFYSLVRPCKLLLLSPISLIVALCCAVIYGILYVLVTTFSPVFQDTYHFSIGISGLGYLGLGIGNLVGLWIFSMTSDRYMVAQANRFGSAKPEHRLPMMILSGPVIAAGLFWYGWSVQARIHWMMPIVGSGIVGLGNMFFFMPMVSYLVDSFPTYAASAIAANAVLRSIGGAVLPLAGQRMYDTLGFGWGNSILAFMALVFNPLLIAIYRYGEYIRTRWQVKL, encoded by the exons ATGGAAACGCCAGCAGGTAAAGCCGATAGGCCCAGGGACCACGACAGCGAGCAGAGTCAAGACAATGTCGTCTCCTGGGAAGGAGAGGACGACCCCACGAACCCATTGAATTGGTCGCCATTGGCCAAATGGGTGCATGTGGCTATTATTTCCATTGGAACCTTTACAAT agcgagagagaaaagCCCGCTGGCCTCATCCATCTTTGCTCCCGGTGTGGTCGAGCTGGCTCACGAATTTCACGAGGAGAATCAACTGTTGACAACAATTGTCGTTTCGATTTTTGTCCTGGGACTCGCCTTTGGGCCTCTGCTGGCCGCCCCCATATCCGAGATGTACGGCCGCTGGATTTGCTACACTGTGTTTAACATCCTCTACACTATTTTCACTGTTGCCTGCGGTGTCTCGACCAACATTTCCATGCTGATTGTCTTCCGTTTCTTCGCTGGCGTCACAGGATCTGCGCCTCTCACCATCGGCGGCGGAACAGTTGCGGATCTATTTCCCATGCACCAACGAGGCCTTGCGCTCTCCTTTGTGACGCTGGGCCAGGCTGTGGCCCCAGCCATCGGGCCTGTCGCAGGCGGGTTCTTGACTCAGAACCTGGGCTGGCGGTGGGTTTTCTGGCTCCTGACGATTGTG AATGGTACCATCACCATTTGCCAGATTCTGTTTACCCGTGAGACATACGCGATGACCATTCTAAACCGTAGAGCAAAGAGGCTGCGGAAGACCACCGTACACAGCAGTGTGACGCATCGCTCGGTTAATTTTGCAattttcttctacagcctGGTTCGCCCGTGTAAGTTGCTTCTGCTGTCGCCCATTTCCCTGATCGTCGCGTTATGCTGTGCCGTTATTTACGGCATTCTCTACGTGCTGGTGACCACTTTCTCGCCCGTCTTTCAAGATACATACCACTTCTCGATTGGCATATCGGGGCTTGGTTATCTGGGGCTCGGCATCGGGAACCTCGTCGGCCTCTGGATCTTTTCAATGACGAGCGACCGGTATATGGTGGCACAGGCAAACCGGTTCGGGTCGGCCAAGCCAGAGCATCGACTGCCCATGATGATTCTCTCGGGCCCAGTCATTGCAGCTGGGCTCTTCTGGTATGGCTGGAGCGTGCAAGCTCGGATACACTGGATGATGCCTATCGTTGGCTCTGGGATTGTCGGCCTGGGCAATATGTTCTTCTTTATGCCCATGGTGAGCTACTTGGTAGATTCATTCCCAACTTATGCCGCGTCTGCTATCGCCGCGAACGCTGTTCTTCGGTCCATTGGCGGTGCGGTCTTGCCCCTGGCCGGGCAGCGCATGTATGACACGCTGGGGTTCGGATGGGGAAATTCTATTTTGGCGTTCATGGCTTtggtatttaaccctttGCTAATTGCGATCTATCGGTATGGAGAGTATATCCGGACGAGGTGGCAGGTCAAATTATAG
- a CDS encoding type I glyceraldehyde-3-phosphate dehydrogenase (glyceraldehyde 3-phosphate dehydrogenase) has protein sequence MTAKVGINGFGRIGRIVFRNSFSHENTEVVMVNDPFIEVQYAAYMLKYDSTHGNFEYDVHIDGDSIVVNGKKVKFYAEKDPAKIPWKDAGAEYIIESTGVFTTVEKASAHLQGGAKKVIISAPSADAPMYVMGVNEKTYAGADVVSNASCTTNCLAPLTKVLHERFGVVEGLMTAVHAYTATQKLVDAPSKKDWRGGRAAAQNLIPSSTGAAKAVGKVIPELQGKVTGMSIRVPTSNVSVVDLTCRLEKGASYEEIITAIKEAAQGELKGILDYTEDDVVSSDMKGNPHSSIVDIKAGISLNPNFLKIVSWYDNEWGYSRRVLDLTAYIASVGK, from the exons ATGACCGCTAAAGTTGGTATCAACGGCTTTGGCCGGATCGGTCGGATCGTATTCCGCAACTCCTTCTCCCATGAAAACACTGAAGTGGTCATGGTGAACGATCCTTTTATCGAGGTTCAATACGCG GCATACATGCTCAAGTACGATTCTACCCACGGCAACTTTGAATATGATGTTCACATTGACGGTGACTCCATTGTTGtcaacggcaagaaggtcAAGTTCTACGCGGAAAAGGATCCTGCCAAAATTCCATGGAAGGATGCTGGAGCGGAATATATTATCGAGTCGACCGGCGTGTTCACTACTGTGGAAAAGGCAAGTGCTCACCTTCAAGGTGGcgccaagaaggtcattaTCTCTGCCCCTTCTGCCGACGCACCCATGTACGTCATGGGGGTGAATGAGAAGACTTATGCAGGGGCCGATGTGGTGTCGAATGCCTCCTGCACTACCAACTGCCTGGCGCCGTTGACTAAAGTTCTTCATGAGAGGTTTGGGGTAGTTGAAGGCCTGATGACCGCGGTTCATGCTTATACTGCTACGCAAAAGTTAGTTGATGCaccttcgaagaaggacTGGCGCGGCGGTCGTGCTGCTGCTCAGAACCTGATCCCGAGTAGTACCGGGGCGGCCAAGGCCGTTGGTAAGGTGATCCCTGAGCTCCAGGGTAAAGTGACCGGAATGTCGATCCGGGTGCCAACCTCCAATGTGTCCGTGGTTGACTTGACCTGTCGCCTTGAGAAAGGAGCCTCCTATGAGGAGATCATTACTGCGATCAAGGAAGCTGCACAGGGAGAATTAAAGG GTATTCTTGATTAcaccgaggatgatgttgtctCAAGTGACATGAAGGGGAACCCTCATTCATCAATtgtcgatatcaaggctGGTATCTCTTTGAACCCGAACTTCCTCAAGATTGTGAGCTGGTATGACAACGAGTGGGGATACAGTCGGCGGGTGCTAGACCTGACTGCCTACATTGCCAGTGTTGGGAAGTAG
- a CDS encoding cytochrome P450 (cytochrome P450): MASLTGAAAVLLAFILAYSTALTIYRLFFHPLARFPGPRLAAATKWYEFYFDIIKSPGGQFFKELSRMHDVYGPIVRVNPDEIHVRDAAWFEVLYAPNPTKRNKYRPSAEMAGLTLGIHGTVDHDLHRRRRMAIAPMFNKQSILSAEHLIKQHIDELTDVFESYLGTNNPINLQTTFLAYTTDVLYHYMFDTDAGYQRDSGAAQQWRHSMDAVAQATPFLKQFPSLLSRVALIPLPMLIWVLKRIQPDVAGLLGTHQLMASIVSKYMASKPEEDQDELIATKAVKPRTLFHAIEASSLPPHEKAPTRLAQEGLTVLFAGGETGSRLLAHTVYHLLKNPEILEKVRKEILDAAGDSNQLPDMKALEALPWLTASVRESLRLRAATTSRLPLVTEKPLAYADWVIPPNTPVSMSHGDILHNEDIFPDPMKFMPSRWFNASPQQNRLFVPFGKGTRMCVGMNFAYCEIYMSLAVILARFDLELYDTRWERDVHYTRDCFLGEPDPASPGIRVKVVADHKTFTRS, translated from the exons ATGGCTTCCTTAacaggtgctgctgctgttttACTAGCGTTCATTTTAGCCTATTCGACCGCGCTCACCATTTACCGTCTGTTTTTCCATCCGTTGGCTAGGTTTCCAGGACCAAGGCTGGCGGCGGCAACAAAATGGTACGAGTTCTAtttcgatatcatcaaatCACCAGGTGGTCAGTTCTTCAAAGAACTCAGTAGGATGCATGATGTTTATG GACCGATTGTCCGGGTCAATCCCGATGAGATTCACGTTCGAGATGCAGCCTGGTTCGAAGTTCTGTACGCGCCCAACCCGACGAAACGCAACAAATATCGTCCTTCGGCGGAGATGGCAGGACTGACCCTCGGAA TCCACGGCACAGTTGACCATGACCTCCACCGACGACGACGGATGGCGATCGCCCCAATGTTCAACAAACAATCCATTCTCAGTGCCGAACATCTGATCAAACAACATATCGACGAGCTGACCGATGTTTTTGAGTCATATCTTGGGACCAACAATCCAATCAATTTACAGACCACCTTCTTGGCCTACACTACTGATGTCCTGTACCATTACATGTTTGATACAGATGCGGGCTACCAACGCGACTCGGGGGCCGCTCAGCAATGGAGGCACTCGATGGACGCTGTCGCGCAAGCTACCCCTTTCTTGAAACAATTCCCCAGCCTCCTGTCAAGAGTAGCATTAATACCGCTTCCTATGCTGATATGGGTTCTCAAGCGGATTCAACCCGACGTTGCTGGATTACTGGGCACACATCAA CTGATGGCAAGCATTGTATCAAAATACATGGCATCCAAACCCGAAGAGGATCAAGACGAACTGATAGCAACGAAGGCTGTCAAGCCCCGTACCTTATTTCACGCGATCGAAGCGAGCTCTTTACCACCTCACGAGAAGGCTCCCACTCGTCTGGCGCAGGAAGGTCTAACCGTCCTATTTGCAGGTGGCGAGACAGGTTCACGTCTGCTTGCCCACACAGTATACCATTTATTGAAGAATCCCGAGATTCTCGAGAAGGTTAGGAAGGAAATCCTCGACGCTGCAGGAGACTCCAACCAACTGCCTGACATGAAAGCTCTCGAGGCTCTCCCTTGGCTT ACTGCCTCTGTCCGAGAGTCACTCCGCCTTAGAGCTGCGACTACGTCTCGATTGCCGTTGGTCACCGAAAAGCCATTGGCATATGCTGACTGGGTGATACCGCCCAAT ACCCCTGTTAGCATGAGCCACGGAGATATTCTACACAATGAAGACATCTTCCCAGACCCTATGAAGTTCATGCCTTCACGGTGGTTCAATGCGTCACCGCAGCAGAACCGCCTGTTCGTGCCTTTTGGTAAAGGAACCCGTATGTGCGTTGGAATGAA CTTCGCCTATTGTGAGATATACATGAGTCTTGCCGTCATTCTTGCTCGGTTTGATTTAGAGCTATATGACACCAGATGGGAAAGAGATGTGCATTACACTCGTGACTGCTTCCTAGGCGAACCAGACCCGGCCAGTCCGGGCATACGGGTCAAGGTTGTTGCTGACCACAAGACATTTACTCGTTCTTGA
- a CDS encoding uncharacterized protein (predicted protein) — translation MAETWMALPLFNRQNSPESSRDVLSMASPGLLPIDPSPEHDETNKFGPFDLLDNLPGELQLPADLNPARVGPTTHLPDLTDRADPEPRWMQISDLEVVGPGAVTCPFPGCKSTLRFTGSRELRRHYKQHFKRFFCRYPHCPQAGPGLQGPHPSTKRGFATRKDRARHEAKHDPRIQCPCLDERGERCSRMFSRLDNMRDHVRRIHNNSHYAGQETHGTADAIPDIDIHHEIEARS, via the coding sequence ATGGCTGAAACATGGATGGCTCTTCCGCTCTTTAACCGTCAAAATTCTCCAGAATCATCGCGTGATGTTCTGTCGATGGCGAGCCCCGGGCTGCTACCTATAGATCCTTCTCCAGAACACGACGAAACGAACAAGTTCGGTCcctttgatcttcttgacaaCCTCCCGGGTGAGCTACAACTTCCCGCGGATTTGAATCCTGCAAGGGTGGGTCCGACCACTCACTTACCTGACTTGACGGATAGGGCCGACCCGGAGCCCCGATGGATGCAGATCAGCGACCTTGAAGTTGTAGGACCCGGTGCTGTGACATGCCCGTTTCCTGGGTGCAAGTCGACACTGCGGTTTACCGGGTCCCGCGAGCTTCGACGGCACTATAAACAACATTTCAAACGATTTTTTTGCCGTTATCCGCATTGTCCGCAGGCTGGGCCGGGTCTACAGGGCCCTCATCCCTCCACTAAGCGCGGCTTCGCGACGAGGAAAGACCGTGCCCGACATGAGGCAAAGCACGACCCAAGGATTCAATGCCCTTGTCTGGATGAGAGAGGCGAGCGATGTTCGAGGATGTTCAGTAGACTTGACAACATGAGAGATCATGTGCGCAGGATCCATAATAACAGCCACTACGCGGGTCAAGAGACACACGGCACGGCCGATGCGATTCCCGATATAGACATTCATCATGAAATCGAGGCAAGAAGCTGA